The proteins below come from a single Chryseobacterium sp. MA9 genomic window:
- the rnhA gene encoding ribonuclease HI, with the protein MRIEIYTDGACSGNPGKGGYGILMRVPEKNYQKTFSKGFRKTTNNRMELLAVITALEKLKSTENEIHVYTDSKYVSDAINQNWIAGWIKRGWKNVKNPDLWKKFVELYNKHTPKMHWIKGHAGHFENELCDKLAVAAANSSDLEIDTYFEGLDSNSLF; encoded by the coding sequence TTGAGAATCGAAATTTATACCGACGGGGCTTGCAGCGGAAATCCGGGAAAAGGCGGATATGGAATTCTCATGCGTGTTCCGGAAAAAAATTATCAGAAAACATTTTCCAAAGGATTTCGAAAAACCACCAACAACAGAATGGAACTTCTGGCAGTCATCACTGCATTGGAAAAACTGAAATCAACAGAGAATGAGATCCACGTGTATACTGACAGTAAATACGTATCTGATGCGATAAACCAAAACTGGATTGCCGGATGGATCAAACGAGGATGGAAGAACGTAAAGAACCCTGACCTTTGGAAAAAATTTGTTGAGCTATACAATAAACATACCCCAAAAATGCATTGGATAAAAGGCCATGCAGGCCACTTTGAAAATGAGCTTTGTGACAAATTAGCCGTTGCCGCAGCCAATTCTTCCGATCTCGAAATTGACACTTATTTCGAGGGTTTGGATAGCAATTCCCTATTTTAA
- a CDS encoding T9SS type B sorting domain-containing protein has protein sequence MKKDILIFVLTILLCLPGSLFSQTYQLTGNPVNTTGWDLVSDAIVSGDFVRLTTDQTSRYGAVKLSTPITLSYCDKWKVEFDFRIDGNGTTQFGKGDGFTFWYLANPPTGFVSGGGLGIPANASGLMVGFDIFNNTTEGQMSKVHILYGTNNTAGNNIEFNTTPGSTYHSQDLIATQPFVGDTYRHVEVNGETDLTNPTNWIIKVRINGVLIVDQSFAPSGGAVGMSQGYFGFSAATGGASARHSIKDVKVFVDKVPILSNTVTPFVCTNPATGNGVVDLTSFNSQFVNNPGNYIFTYYVLGSSTPIANPASFQYSGNTTIKVVVKDPTSTLCDNGDGVIQLNPTPFAATDASLTGCNNNNAGTATFDLNSAAVTTVAGVTKEFYPTLYDLNNGTNQITNPSAYASAAATIYVKVTTPQGCVSTAKVTLNIYPIVVVNDTEIKSCFIETNPSMASFNLTGAIVSQGGLTKEYYPSLADAISGTNAISTPAAYIAPNGVVYIKVFSANGCYSIAKVTLTVIPPVFSRTLLDQTICIENTTTLDAGAGFKSYEWSTGATTQSIKNVGVGTYWVKLKTGDCIATQKVTVYPSDNPVITTVDISGSTVTIYANGGTPPYQYSMDNINWQDSNIFTNIARGEAKVYVRDGYNCVPVEVNITVPNLINVITPNDDGINDFVDYSALANKQNLEIGIFDRYGYKMFQADKTNGYKWAGTTNGSKKVPTGNYWYSVSWNENNKNSTPIKFSGWIVVKNRE, from the coding sequence ATGAAAAAAGATATACTCATTTTTGTACTGACTATCTTATTATGCTTGCCGGGAAGCTTATTTTCACAAACCTACCAACTTACCGGAAACCCTGTAAACACAACGGGCTGGGATCTTGTCTCTGATGCTATCGTAAGCGGAGACTTTGTAAGACTTACAACCGATCAAACCAGCAGATACGGGGCTGTAAAATTATCCACTCCTATCACTCTGAGCTATTGTGATAAATGGAAAGTGGAATTCGATTTCAGAATTGACGGAAACGGAACTACTCAGTTTGGAAAAGGAGATGGCTTTACCTTTTGGTATCTTGCCAATCCACCTACAGGATTCGTTTCAGGAGGAGGACTTGGTATCCCGGCGAATGCTTCCGGCCTAATGGTTGGTTTTGATATTTTCAACAACACTACTGAAGGCCAGATGAGTAAAGTTCATATTCTTTACGGTACCAATAATACAGCTGGTAACAATATCGAGTTCAATACCACTCCTGGAAGTACATACCATTCTCAGGACCTTATCGCTACTCAACCATTTGTAGGAGACACGTACAGACACGTTGAAGTAAACGGAGAAACAGACCTTACCAATCCCACAAACTGGATTATCAAAGTAAGGATAAACGGCGTACTTATCGTAGATCAGTCTTTTGCTCCTTCCGGAGGTGCAGTAGGAATGTCACAAGGATATTTTGGTTTTTCTGCAGCAACCGGAGGTGCCAGCGCAAGACATTCTATTAAAGATGTTAAAGTATTCGTAGATAAAGTTCCTATTTTAAGTAATACGGTAACTCCTTTCGTATGTACAAATCCTGCTACCGGAAATGGTGTAGTGGATCTTACTTCTTTTAACTCTCAATTTGTGAATAATCCTGGAAACTATATTTTCACTTATTATGTTTTGGGAAGCTCCACGCCTATCGCCAATCCTGCTAGTTTCCAATATTCAGGAAACACCACCATCAAGGTTGTTGTAAAGGATCCTACTTCTACTCTTTGTGATAATGGTGACGGAGTCATTCAGCTTAATCCTACCCCATTTGCCGCAACGGACGCCAGCCTTACCGGATGTAATAACAACAATGCTGGAACAGCGACCTTTGATCTTAACTCCGCTGCTGTAACAACTGTTGCGGGAGTTACCAAGGAATTCTACCCTACATTATATGACCTTAATAATGGTACAAACCAAATTACAAACCCTTCAGCCTACGCTTCTGCAGCAGCTACGATATATGTAAAGGTAACTACTCCTCAGGGTTGTGTAAGTACAGCTAAAGTTACTCTGAACATCTACCCTATTGTTGTTGTCAACGATACCGAAATAAAATCATGCTTTATAGAAACCAATCCATCTATGGCATCTTTTAATCTTACAGGAGCTATCGTTTCCCAAGGTGGACTTACAAAAGAATATTACCCTTCATTAGCCGACGCAATCAGTGGAACTAATGCAATCTCTACTCCGGCGGCATACATTGCTCCTAATGGGGTTGTTTACATTAAAGTATTCAGTGCAAACGGATGTTATTCAATTGCTAAAGTTACTTTAACTGTTATCCCTCCAGTTTTCTCAAGAACATTACTTGATCAGACGATCTGTATAGAAAATACAACAACATTAGATGCAGGAGCTGGTTTCAAAAGCTATGAATGGAGCACAGGTGCCACCACTCAATCTATCAAAAATGTAGGAGTAGGCACTTATTGGGTGAAACTTAAAACCGGAGATTGTATTGCGACGCAAAAAGTAACAGTATATCCTTCCGATAATCCGGTTATTACCACTGTTGATATTTCAGGAAGTACAGTAACGATATACGCCAATGGGGGAACTCCTCCATACCAGTATTCAATGGACAATATCAACTGGCAGGATTCCAATATCTTTACCAATATTGCCAGAGGAGAAGCTAAAGTATATGTAAGAGACGGCTATAATTGCGTTCCTGTTGAAGTTAATATTACTGTACCAAATCTGATCAACGTGATCACTCCTAATGATGACGGTATTAATGATTTTGTTGATTATTCTGCACTTGCTAATAAACAGAATCTGGAAATAGGTATCTTCGACAGGTATGGCTACAAAATGTTCCAGGCCGATAAAACCAATGGCTACAAATGGGCAGGTACCACTAATGGAAGTAAAAAAGTTCCTACAGGAAATTACTGGTATTCTGTTTCATGGAATGAAAATAACAAAAACAGTACTCCGATAAAATTCTCAGGTTGGATTGTTGTAAAAAACAGAGAATAA
- the dnaB gene encoding replicative DNA helicase, with protein MAQKETLSSLTHGNFAKELSIADGKMPPNAVDFERLVIGTFLIDKKGLDHSIDLLTPEVFYDPRHQVIFSTILKLYEGNQPVDLMTIIQNLKKEDKLSQAGGDHYIIDLTMGVSSSAHIEYHVRVILEKYILRSLINVSANVIDSSYKESTDVFELLDKAEQSFFEITNGTIKKGFDTANSLVKQAIDTIKSLKDKEGLSGVPSGFRDVDKETGGWQNSDLIIIAARPAMGKTAFLLSMARNIAVGHKVPMALFSLEMASVQLITRMIASETRISSEKLRKGTLDDEEWQRLFSNVSELENAPLYIDETPSLSIFDFRAKCRRLVMQHGVRIIMVDYLQLMTAGSSGGKGVGNREQEISMISRSLKAIAKELNVPVIALSQLSRSVEARPGKRPQLSDLRESGAIEQDADIVSFIFRPEYYKITVWDNDEEGQETSTENQAELIIAKHRNGATADVRLSFLKHFAKFGDIEAAMDGAGGGYPSNFGEPSGFDKIKTTIQPGAAFDLPDSSKLSGSSMNDFDDDDDFPF; from the coding sequence ATGGCGCAGAAAGAAACATTATCATCCCTTACACACGGAAACTTTGCAAAAGAATTGTCTATTGCGGATGGAAAAATGCCTCCCAATGCAGTGGATTTTGAAAGACTTGTTATCGGAACTTTTTTGATTGACAAAAAAGGGCTTGATCATTCCATTGACCTTCTTACCCCAGAAGTATTTTATGATCCGAGACATCAGGTCATCTTTTCTACCATCCTAAAGCTTTATGAGGGAAACCAACCGGTAGACTTAATGACCATTATTCAGAATTTAAAAAAAGAAGATAAACTAAGCCAGGCAGGCGGTGACCACTATATCATTGATCTGACGATGGGAGTAAGCTCATCTGCCCATATTGAATATCATGTACGTGTTATTCTTGAAAAATATATTTTAAGAAGCCTTATAAATGTTTCTGCCAATGTTATTGATTCTTCATACAAAGAGTCAACCGATGTTTTTGAACTTTTGGATAAAGCTGAACAGTCTTTTTTTGAGATCACCAACGGAACGATTAAAAAAGGATTCGATACGGCCAATTCATTAGTAAAACAGGCTATTGATACGATTAAATCTTTAAAAGATAAAGAAGGACTTTCAGGGGTTCCTTCAGGATTCCGAGATGTGGATAAAGAAACCGGTGGATGGCAGAATTCTGATCTTATCATTATTGCCGCACGTCCCGCGATGGGTAAAACGGCATTCCTTCTTTCCATGGCAAGAAATATTGCAGTAGGACACAAAGTCCCTATGGCTCTTTTCTCTCTCGAGATGGCATCTGTACAGCTGATCACCAGAATGATCGCTTCTGAAACAAGGATTTCTTCTGAGAAATTAAGAAAAGGAACTTTGGATGATGAAGAATGGCAGAGGCTATTTTCCAATGTATCTGAGTTAGAAAATGCTCCTTTATATATTGACGAGACCCCTTCCCTTTCCATATTCGACTTCCGTGCAAAATGCCGAAGACTTGTAATGCAGCATGGAGTAAGAATTATCATGGTTGACTACCTTCAGCTGATGACAGCAGGAAGCAGCGGCGGAAAAGGAGTCGGAAACCGTGAACAGGAGATCTCCATGATTTCACGTTCATTAAAAGCGATTGCAAAAGAACTTAACGTTCCGGTAATTGCTCTTTCACAGCTTTCGAGAAGTGTGGAGGCCCGTCCGGGAAAAAGACCTCAACTTTCAGACTTGAGGGAATCAGGAGCGATTGAACAGGATGCAGATATCGTATCTTTCATCTTCAGACCGGAATATTATAAAATTACCGTTTGGGATAATGATGAAGAAGGGCAGGAAACATCTACTGAAAACCAGGCCGAACTGATTATTGCAAAACACAGGAATGGTGCTACAGCAGATGTCCGACTATCTTTCTTGAAACATTTTGCAAAATTTGGTGATATTGAAGCTGCAATGGACGGAGCCGGAGGAGGATATCCTTCTAACTTTGGAGAACCTAGCGGCTTTGACAAAATCAAAACCACCATTCAGCCAGGGGCAGCCTTTGACCTTCCGGACAGCTCAAAACTTTCCGGTTCATCCATGAATGATTTTGATGATGATGATGATTTTCCTTTTTAA
- the nadC gene encoding carboxylating nicotinate-nucleotide diphosphorylase: MKRPAYVTDKALKTFIKNALEEDIQDGDHSTLSTIPQDLVQSAKLLVKQDCILAGVELAEIIFNTFDKNLKIEVFIKDGTPCKFGDVALIVTGSARSILSTERFVLNCMQRMSGIATLTHDWDSRLVGTKTKLLDTRKTTPNFRMCEKWAVAIGGGTNHRYGLYDMIMLKDNHIDYNGSITNAVAMAKDYVKKNKKKLKIEVETRNLEEVQEAINAKVDRIMLDNMDVNTMKQAVKMINGSCESEASGGITRDMLKEIASTGVTFISVGALTHSAENIDLSLKAVK; this comes from the coding sequence ATGAAAAGACCAGCATACGTAACAGATAAAGCATTAAAGACATTTATAAAAAACGCCCTTGAAGAAGATATTCAGGACGGAGACCACTCTACCTTATCTACCATACCCCAAGATCTTGTACAAAGTGCAAAGCTTTTGGTAAAACAGGACTGTATTCTTGCAGGTGTTGAGCTGGCTGAGATCATTTTCAATACTTTTGACAAAAATCTGAAAATTGAAGTTTTCATTAAAGATGGAACTCCTTGTAAATTTGGCGATGTAGCACTTATTGTAACAGGAAGTGCAAGATCTATCCTTTCCACTGAGAGATTCGTTCTCAACTGTATGCAGAGAATGAGCGGTATTGCCACCCTTACTCATGACTGGGACTCAAGATTGGTAGGTACAAAAACTAAACTTTTAGACACAAGAAAAACGACTCCAAACTTCAGAATGTGTGAAAAATGGGCAGTTGCCATAGGTGGCGGAACCAATCACAGATATGGACTTTATGACATGATCATGCTGAAAGACAACCACATTGACTACAATGGAAGCATCACCAATGCAGTGGCAATGGCAAAGGATTACGTTAAAAAGAATAAGAAAAAGTTAAAAATAGAGGTCGAAACAAGAAACCTTGAAGAAGTTCAGGAGGCAATCAATGCAAAAGTTGACAGAATTATGCTTGACAATATGGATGTAAATACCATGAAACAGGCGGTAAAAATGATTAACGGCTCATGTGAATCTGAAGCTTCAGGCGGAATTACCCGTGATATGCTTAAAGAAATTGCTTCAACAGGGGTAACATTTATCTCTGTAGGAGCCCTTACACACTCTGCTGAGAATATAGATTTGAGTCTCAAAGCAGTGAAATAG
- the nadB gene encoding L-aspartate oxidase — MIKADVLVIGSGISGLSYAIKVSEQLPDAKIIIVTKSDEDESNTKYAQGGLAVVTDFQNDNFQKHIDDTMRAGDGENKRDVVEMVVREAPARFNEIVEWGAQFDMKNGKFALGREGGHTENRIVHHKDITGFEIERALLETANSSPNIEILDHHYVIDIITQHHVPGKELNEGDIHCYGAYILDEKSKTIKKITSKITLVATGGAGHVYKNTTNPTIATGDGIAFVARAKGKVSNMQYYQFHPTALYSKMDGMLFLISEAVRGDGAKLRTKRGEKFMHKYDEREELASRDIVARAIDAEMKITGDEFVGLDCKEMNHEKFLEHFPNIYKKCRDEGIDPFTQLIPVVPACHYLMGGIEVDRDGQSSIRNLFAVGECTNSGLHGANRLASNSLLEGLVFGHNAAMKTVELLNENSFNFDDLKAVPEWDEEGMKIMDEMVIVSYLRKQLQEMMSDLVGIVRSNRRLNMALQKHQEIAAAVDEIYHYSILSPQLSELRNLTTVAHLIITQSMEMTENKGAFYNKDLV; from the coding sequence ATGATAAAAGCGGATGTATTAGTAATCGGTTCCGGCATTTCCGGACTTTCCTATGCCATTAAAGTTTCTGAACAGCTCCCTGATGCCAAAATCATTATTGTAACAAAATCTGACGAAGATGAAAGCAATACCAAATATGCACAAGGCGGTCTGGCTGTTGTTACAGATTTTCAGAATGACAACTTCCAAAAACATATTGACGATACAATGCGTGCCGGTGACGGGGAAAACAAGCGCGATGTCGTAGAAATGGTAGTAAGAGAAGCTCCTGCAAGATTCAACGAAATTGTAGAATGGGGTGCCCAATTTGACATGAAGAACGGCAAATTCGCTTTAGGAAGAGAAGGAGGCCATACAGAAAACAGAATCGTACACCACAAAGATATTACAGGATTTGAAATTGAAAGAGCTTTGCTGGAAACAGCCAATAGCAGCCCGAATATCGAAATCCTCGACCATCATTATGTAATTGATATTATTACACAGCACCATGTTCCTGGAAAAGAACTCAACGAAGGAGATATCCATTGCTATGGCGCTTATATTCTGGATGAAAAATCCAAGACCATCAAAAAAATTACCTCTAAAATAACTCTGGTTGCAACAGGAGGTGCCGGACATGTTTATAAAAACACCACCAATCCTACTATTGCTACAGGAGACGGAATTGCCTTTGTAGCCCGTGCAAAAGGAAAGGTTTCCAATATGCAGTATTACCAGTTCCACCCAACAGCTTTGTACAGCAAAATGGATGGAATGTTGTTTTTAATTTCAGAAGCCGTTCGTGGAGACGGAGCAAAATTAAGAACCAAAAGGGGTGAAAAATTCATGCATAAGTATGATGAACGTGAAGAATTAGCATCCAGAGACATTGTTGCAAGAGCCATCGACGCCGAAATGAAAATTACCGGTGACGAATTTGTTGGCTTAGACTGCAAGGAAATGAACCATGAAAAATTCTTAGAACATTTTCCCAATATTTATAAAAAATGCAGAGACGAAGGAATTGATCCCTTCACTCAATTAATCCCTGTTGTACCAGCCTGCCACTATCTAATGGGTGGGATTGAAGTTGACAGAGACGGACAGTCTTCCATCAGAAATCTTTTTGCTGTGGGTGAATGTACCAACTCAGGACTTCACGGAGCCAACAGACTTGCATCCAACTCTCTTCTTGAAGGCTTGGTTTTCGGACACAATGCTGCCATGAAAACAGTAGAACTTTTGAATGAAAACAGTTTCAACTTTGATGATCTGAAAGCCGTTCCTGAATGGGATGAAGAAGGAATGAAAATCATGGATGAAATGGTCATCGTAAGCTATCTCAGAAAGCAGCTTCAGGAAATGATGAGTGACCTTGTAGGTATTGTAAGAAGTAACAGACGTCTGAACATGGCACTCCAGAAACACCAGGAAATTGCTGCTGCTGTGGATGAAATCTATCACTACTCTATTCTTTCCCCTCAGCTGTCAGAATTAAGAAACTTAACAACCGTTGCTCACCTCATCATTACCCAATCCATGGAAATGACAGAGAATAAGGGAGCGTTTTATAATAAAGATTTAGTCTAA
- a CDS encoding T9SS type B sorting domain-containing protein — translation MNKNLLLYLSVFLLCIAGKSFAQTYQLIGNPVTTTGWTMVSPTQVNTDFIQLTPDTNNQSGSIRLNDPINLKYCDKWRVEFDFRMDSNQTANGDGIAFWYLANPPVASVLGSGLGVSQNAVGLVVGFDTYNNTTTATMSKVHVAYGQVQNTSDTNNVEFFNVAGSSFHSPDLNTTQPFQGTTFKHVEVTAQVDPAAPTSWILKITIDGNVICNQSFAPSGTAAAMTVGYFGFSASTGGARSRHSIKNVKIYTDKVPILQNSATQSFCPNPTTGYGSVNLTSFNSQFVNNPSNYTFTYYPLGSSTPIANPANYQFNANTTVTVVIKDNAGLLCDNPDGKILLVLAPFKAEDKTITVCNNNKAGTATFNLNTANVTGVPGAVKKYYKTLADLNADTNEIQNPGNYLSAPGEVYVKVTTPQGCTGTAKITLAFYPDTPVKEATLRSCFIENNITNAIFNLTTADVTTLTTGVSKKYYTSIANALDGTNEIMNPLQYLSTSTAVYAKVTDANGCFNIAKINLIVLPPVPSSVLKDKTICIGEKTDLDAGPGFDGYEWSTGATTSSVKDLGVGVYWVKLKTGNCITTQIVKINASANPVISSIDIDNNTITVNVAGGKPQYQFSLDGVNWQTSNIFTGLARGEVRVYVKDFYNCTPIEVQITVPNLINAITPNGDNVNDFIDYSALAYKKNLIFIVYDRYGNKLYEAGKMRNFTWDGTASGKKVLTGTYWYTISWNENNKDNTETKYSGWVLVKNRE, via the coding sequence ATGAATAAAAATCTATTATTGTATTTATCTGTTTTTTTACTTTGTATAGCTGGGAAGTCCTTTGCCCAGACTTATCAACTTATCGGAAACCCAGTGACTACTACTGGATGGACGATGGTTTCCCCTACCCAGGTAAACACAGATTTTATTCAGCTCACCCCGGATACCAACAACCAATCCGGTTCTATCAGGCTGAATGACCCTATCAATTTAAAATATTGTGACAAATGGAGAGTGGAATTTGATTTCAGAATGGATTCTAACCAAACCGCCAACGGAGATGGAATTGCATTCTGGTATCTGGCCAACCCGCCGGTTGCAAGTGTATTGGGATCCGGGCTTGGAGTATCTCAAAATGCTGTAGGTCTTGTCGTAGGATTTGATACTTATAACAATACTACAACTGCTACAATGAGCAAGGTTCACGTTGCTTATGGGCAAGTTCAAAATACGAGTGACACCAATAATGTTGAGTTCTTTAATGTTGCTGGAAGTTCTTTTCACTCACCAGATCTGAATACTACCCAGCCATTTCAGGGAACAACTTTTAAACATGTTGAAGTAACGGCACAGGTAGATCCCGCAGCTCCTACCAGCTGGATCTTAAAAATAACAATAGACGGTAATGTGATTTGTAACCAGTCTTTTGCTCCTTCCGGAACGGCTGCCGCAATGACTGTAGGGTATTTTGGATTTTCAGCTTCTACAGGAGGCGCAAGGTCAAGACATTCTATTAAAAATGTAAAAATTTATACTGATAAAGTTCCTATTTTACAAAACTCAGCCACCCAGTCTTTCTGCCCTAATCCTACTACAGGATACGGATCTGTAAACCTAACATCTTTCAATTCGCAATTTGTCAATAACCCTTCAAATTATACATTTACTTATTATCCTCTGGGAAGTTCCACGCCTATTGCCAATCCTGCCAATTATCAATTCAATGCTAATACAACAGTTACAGTTGTCATTAAAGATAATGCAGGTTTGCTTTGTGATAACCCGGATGGTAAGATATTACTAGTTCTTGCGCCTTTCAAAGCCGAGGATAAAACCATTACAGTATGTAATAATAACAAAGCCGGAACTGCAACTTTTAACCTGAATACAGCAAATGTCACAGGTGTTCCGGGAGCGGTTAAAAAATATTATAAAACGTTAGCAGATCTCAATGCAGACACTAATGAGATTCAGAATCCCGGCAACTATTTATCTGCTCCGGGAGAAGTATATGTAAAGGTAACAACTCCTCAGGGATGTACAGGTACAGCAAAAATTACGCTGGCATTTTATCCGGACACTCCTGTGAAAGAAGCTACACTTAGATCATGTTTTATTGAAAACAATATTACCAATGCTATTTTTAATCTGACCACAGCGGATGTTACTACATTAACTACCGGAGTATCAAAAAAATATTATACATCCATTGCTAATGCTTTAGACGGAACCAATGAGATCATGAACCCTCTTCAGTACTTATCCACAAGTACTGCCGTTTATGCAAAAGTAACAGATGCCAACGGATGCTTTAATATTGCTAAAATCAACCTTATTGTATTACCACCTGTACCATCTTCTGTTCTGAAAGACAAAACCATTTGTATTGGTGAAAAAACAGATCTGGACGCAGGTCCTGGATTTGATGGCTATGAATGGAGCACCGGAGCAACTACCTCATCTGTTAAAGACCTGGGAGTAGGTGTTTATTGGGTGAAGCTTAAAACCGGTAACTGTATCACTACACAGATTGTAAAAATAAACGCATCCGCAAATCCCGTGATCTCCAGCATTGATATTGATAACAACACGATAACGGTAAATGTAGCAGGAGGAAAACCTCAGTATCAATTCTCTCTGGATGGAGTCAACTGGCAGACCAGCAATATTTTCACCGGACTGGCAAGAGGAGAAGTAAGAGTGTATGTAAAAGATTTCTATAACTGTACTCCTATTGAAGTTCAGATCACTGTACCGAATCTGATTAATGCTATCACCCCGAACGGAGACAACGTAAACGACTTCATTGACTACTCTGCACTCGCTTATAAGAAAAATCTGATCTTCATCGTCTACGACAGATATGGTAATAAACTGTACGAAGCCGGAAAGATGAGAAACTTCACCTGGGACGGAACTGCTTCCGGTAAAAAAGTTCTTACAGGAACTTACTGGTACACCATCTCATGGAACGAAAACAATAAAGACAATACTGAAACCAAATACTCAGGCTGGGTATTGGTAAAAAACAGAGAATAA
- a CDS encoding NAD(P)H-dependent oxidoreductase: MNYLEALSRRYSVKKFNHQIIPQETLHNILESGKLSASSLGLQPYKIVIVESEEMKQKLIPAFYNPSQISTCSHLIVIISKKIIEENYIRGYFNHISEVRDTPVEKLDPFRNSINQHITQKTQDEIFNWAEKQSYIVLANLMYAAAIENIDSCPMEGFRQDLIEEILNINPETEKVTVTLALGYRSEEDLFQHMKKVRKPNEKLFKFI, encoded by the coding sequence ATGAATTATTTGGAAGCTTTAAGCAGAAGATATTCTGTAAAAAAATTCAATCATCAGATTATTCCTCAGGAAACTCTTCACAATATTCTTGAGTCAGGAAAGCTGTCTGCCAGTTCGCTGGGACTTCAGCCTTATAAAATTGTGATTGTTGAGAGTGAAGAAATGAAGCAGAAACTGATTCCGGCTTTCTATAATCCTTCCCAGATATCCACCTGTTCTCATCTTATCGTTATCATTTCAAAGAAAATTATTGAAGAGAACTATATCCGGGGGTATTTTAATCATATTTCTGAAGTAAGAGATACTCCCGTTGAAAAACTGGATCCTTTCAGAAACAGTATTAATCAGCATATCACCCAGAAGACACAGGATGAAATCTTCAACTGGGCAGAAAAACAGTCCTATATAGTATTGGCTAATCTTATGTATGCCGCTGCTATTGAAAATATAGACTCCTGCCCTATGGAAGGCTTCCGCCAGGATCTTATAGAAGAAATTCTGAATATCAATCCCGAAACAGAAAAAGTAACCGTTACCCTCGCTTTAGGCTACCGTTCTGAAGAAGACCTTTTCCAGCACATGAAAAAAGTAAGGAAACCAAACGAAAAATTGTTTAAATTTATTTAA